The following are encoded in a window of Brachyhypopomus gauderio isolate BG-103 chromosome 18, BGAUD_0.2, whole genome shotgun sequence genomic DNA:
- the nup98 gene encoding nuclear pore complex protein Nup98-Nup96 isoform X1, with protein sequence MFNKSFGAPFGGGPGGFGTASTFGQQNTGFGATGFGSSAFGTTNNTGGLFGATQNKPVAVNPQQIPHGAGRGGGLFGSSTFNQPVTSSTSSGFGFGAPSGTSNSLFGSTNTGGGGLFSQQGNAFSANKPATFGTFGTSTSSGGLFGTTNTTSNPFGGTSGSLFGSSSFTATQPGTTIKFNPPTGSDTMVKSGVTTSINTKHQCITAMKEYENKSLEELRLEDYQAGRKGPSNPMAGNPGGLFGATATATPSTATGLFGSSGFSFGQNKTSFGTSTAAFGTTTNSLFGQPQQSNSLFKPFGQTTTAPNTGFSFGNTNTMGQPNTSSMGLFGNTAASQATGLFGNTANTSTAAGFGTGTGLFGQPNTGFGNVGTQNLFGNKPAGFGTTTTSAPSFGTGTGLFGNKPTLTLGANTNTSNFGFGANPASGSLFGNKTATGSLGAGLGAGFGAGVGTGQPSLFGNNQNKMGSTLGTVGTFGATGFNTGTSALNFGAPQQPVALTDPNAAAAQQAVLQQQINALAYSPFGDSPLFRNPLSDPKKKEERLKPTNPAAQKALTTPTHYKLTPRPATRVRPKALSSSGSAKSQLFDGLDDDEPSLTNGAFMPRKSIKKLVLKNLNGSSLYSSPLNRESDDLSSPSEYPQNGLSLRTDVEDTQDGEPERGAEDDLEVSKFYTNPVAKPNPLLQDTISELNMRRGGSVCNGLDLSSEEISFGEESSVQEERDEELEAQKPPHPAGIILSRVGYYTIPSMEELGKMLNENGECIVENFTVGRRGYGSVFFPGEVNVTNMNLDEIVHFRRKEVIVYPDDKDKPPEGDGLNRRAEVTLDGVWPNDKTTCTQIKSPERLSEMNYEGRLENASRKQGARFLEYRPETGSWVFEVAHFSKYGLQDSDEEEEVPPAKTDPKKLKTGVLPAMQQIPLSQQQVAPQAQSTAVLDLLSCVPELDSDMADITQEPPAEGVLCQEEESILEDDTRMGLRAEDEHEPVSASSQMASLLGVNPHALQIMKASLFAGDDDCDLFHEQHPQKLLEEIMSPQFLLGKSQGRVPVGSLLQTKFSSPGGLFAQLPEVPFGASSLKLGQPPVAEAPWPSLGPSFVLPPPVPEVTLRTVGARRLGGPVPQHSSVTLGKGRLLMDSALFMGRSFRVGWGPNWVLAHSGEALSTVQEGKEPQATDAMGFGFLPKPARIRQITESPYKVHVEQVLGMEPKEAEQNVALYHRPLEISLKHSTISTEDACPFIQPEKGVDALHDYAKWITDVNVEAGVEDAVQGLWQQAWALCEALWGRLGETEAQPDGGYQEQLARRRSFSRWLAQSAAPRVQEEVGRAGGGAEAIFSYLTGHSISEACRLAQRNGDHRLSLLLSQAVGSQPSRDLLALQLADWNRMETDSFIQEDRLRILALLAGKPVWETTDCCINVCSELDWKRCVAVHLWYMLPPSASVADALVKYEAAFQGLEEGKKYACAPLPPYVDDTELLGLNEEMESVESQKPLYDVCFHLLKLYSDKHYSLQQLLDPSTVTADRLDYRLSWHLWNVLQALNYTHLSLPRQGLLHASYAAQLESMGLWEMAAFVLLHIPDSSLREHAVKEILNQHCPLEETEESAEKESFLTEKLLIPMQWVHEAKATRARRDGDKHREALHLFRAGHWNQCHRLVIQNLASDCIINDNHDYLMKFLEGLAVPERSVQIQDWDTSGRVYKDYIHVIQTLQRIQQLESPGYELERLQTDVTSLCSRIELLPCSKAKDRLAQSEMAKRVANILRVVLSLQQGGEGTPDPRHIPLCHLAPHIGRLPMPEDYALEELRSLTQSYLREYIVSH encoded by the exons ATGTTCAACAAGTCGTTTGGTGCTCCCTTTGGGGGAGGACCAGGAGGATTTGGGACTGCATCCACGTTTGGACAACAAA ACACTGGTTTTGGAGCAACTGGATTTGGTTCCTCTGCTTTTGGAACTACCAACAACACAGGCGGCCTCTTTGGagcaacacaaaacaaacctg TGGCAGTCAATCCTCAGCAAATCCCCCATGGTGCAGGTAGAGGAG GTGGACTCTTCGGCTCCAGCACGTTCAACCAGCCTGTCACATCCTCCACCAGCAGTGGGTTTGGGTTTGGTGCCCCCAGTGGCACATCTAACAGCCTCTTTGGAAGCACGAACACTGGAGGTGGAGGCCTCTTCTCCCAGCAGGGCAATGCATTTAGTGCCAACAAACCTGCCACTTTTGGCA CTTTTGGCACCAGTACCAGTAGTGGTGGGCTCTTTGGGacaaccaacaccacctccaatcCATTTGGAGGAACTTCTGGGTCCCTGTTTGGTTCATCAAGTTTCACTGCCACGCAACCTGGCACAACCATCAAATTTAAT CCACCAACTGGAAGTGACACAATGGTGAAAAGTGGTGTGACGACCAGCATCAACACCAAACACCAGTGCATCACAGCCATGAAAGAGTATGAGAACAAATCTCTAGAG GAGCTGAGGTTGGAGGATTACCAGGCAGGGAGGAAGGGGCCCTCGAATCCAATGGCAGGCAACCCAGGTGGGCTCTTTGGTGCTACAGCAACCGCAACTCCTAGCACCGCTACTGGACTCTTTGGTTCTTCTGGCTTCAGTTTTGGCCAGAACAAGACCTCCTTTGGTACCA GTACGGCTGCCTTTGGTACAACCACAAACAGTTTATTTGGCCAACCACAACAATCAAACAGTCTGTTCAAGCCTTTCGGCCAGACCACCACAGCCCCCAACACTGGCTTCTCCTTTggcaacaccaacaccatgggCCAACCCAACACCAGCAGCATG GGCCTGTTTGGAAACACTGCCGCTTCACAAGCTACAGGGCTGTTCGGAAACACGGCGAACACCAGTACAGCTGCTGGGTTTGGTACAGGCACAGGGCTCTTCGGCCAGCCCAACACCGGCTTTGGGAATGTGGGTACTCAG AATTTGTTTGGTAACAAGCCTGCTGGTTTTGGCACCACCACAACCAGCGCTCCGTCCTTCGGCACTGGTACCGGCCTCTTTGGCAACAAGCCCACCCTCACTCTTGGAGCGAACACAAACACCTCCAACTTTG GGTTTGGTGCAAATCCTGCTTCAGGGAGTCTATTTGGAAACAAAACCGCCACTGGTAGCCTAGGGGCGGGCCTGGGAGCAGGttttggagcag GTGTAGGCACGGGGCAACCCTCTCTGTTCGGGAACAACCAGAACAAGATGGGCTCCACTTTGGGTACTGTAGGGACATTTGGGGCTACTGGCTTTAACACAGGAACAAGCGCACTGAACTTTGGTGCACCACAGCAACCTGTAG CCCTGACCGACCCCAATGCTGCGGCCGCCCAGCAGGCCGTGCTTCAGCAGCAGATCAACGCCTTGGCCTATTCCCCTTTTGGCGACTCGCCCCTGTTCAGAAACCCTCTTTCTGATCccaagaagaaggaggag CGCCTAAAGCCAACAAATCCAGCTGCTCAGAAAGCCCTCACGACCCCTACGCACTACAAGCTGACCCCTCGCCCTGCCACACGCGTGCGCCCCAAGGCCCTCTCCTCCTCCGGGTCCGCCAAGTCTCAGCTCTTTGATGGGTTGGATGATGACGAACCTTCCCTCACCAATGGAGCCTTCATGCCCAG GAAGAGTATCAAGAAGCTGGTTTTGAAAAACCTGAATGGGAGCAGTTTGTACAGCAGCCCACTGAACAGAGAGTCTGATGACTTGAGCTCTCCTTCAGAGTACCCACAGAATGGCCTCAG CCTGAGAACGGATGTGGAAGACACCCAAGATGGAGAGCCAGAGAGGGGGGCGGAGGATGATCTGGAAGTTTCCAAGTTCTACACCAACCCTGTAGCCAAGCCCAACCCCTTACTACAGGACACGATCAGTGAGTTGAACATGCGCAGAGGTGGGAGCGTCTGCAATGGCCTGGATCTCAGCAGTGAGGAGATCTCCTTCGGGGAGGAGTCTTCTGTCCAGGAGGAGAGGGACGAGGAGCTGGAAGCCCAGAAACCTCCTCATCCGGCTG GTATAATTCTGAGTCGAGTAGGTTACTACACCATCCCATCAATGGAGGAGCTGGGGAAGATGCTGAATGAAAATGGAGAGTGTATTGTGGAGAACTTCACCGTGGGCAGGAGAG GCTATGGGTCGGTCTTCTTTCCCGGTGAGGTGAACGTGACAAACATGAACCTCGATGAAATTGTACACTTCAGACGAAAGGAGGTGATCGTGTACCCTGATGACAAAGATAAACCTCCTGAGGGAGATGGCCTCAACAG GCGAGCAGAAGTGACTCTTGACGGTGTTTGGCCCAACGACAAAACCACCTGCACTCAGATCAAGAGTCCTGAGCGTCTGAGCGAGATGAATTATGAGGGAAGACTGGAGAACGCGTCCCGCAAACAGGGCGCTCGCTTCCTTGAGTACCGCCCTGAGACTGGATCCTGGGTGTTTGAG GTGGCCCACTTCTCTAAGTATGGCCTGCAGGACtcggatgaggaagaggaggtacCCCCAGCCAAAACGGACCCAAAGAAGTTGAAGACTGGTGTCCTGCCAGCAATGCAGCAAATTCCACTGAGCCAGCAGCAGGTGGCGCCACAGGCACAG AGCACGGCGGTGTTGGACCTCCTGAGCTGCGTGCCGGAGCTGGACAGCGACATGGCCGACATTACCCAGGAGCCTCCAGCGGAGGGAGTGCTGTgccaggaggaggagagcaTTCTTGAGGACGACACCAGGATGGGCCTGAGGGCGGAGGACGAGCACGAGCCCGTCTCCGCGTCCAGCCAGATGGCCTCCTTGCTGGGAGTCAACCCTCACGCCCTTCAG ATTATGAAGGCGTCTTTGTTCGCTGGAGATGATGACTGTGACCTGTTCCATGAGCAGCACCCTCAGAAGCTTCTGGAAGAGATTATGTCTCCCCAATTCTTACTTGGGAAATCCCAAGGCAGGGTTCCAG TGGGCAGCCTCCTGCAGACCAAGTTCAGCTCGCCCGGGGGACTGTTTGCACAGCTGCCGGAGGTTCCTTTTGGAGCCTCCTCTCTGAAGCTCGGTCAGCCCCCGGTGGCGGAGGCCCCGTGGCCCTCGCTGGGCCCCTCCTTCGTCCTGCCTCCTCCGGTCCCAGAGGTCACGCTACGCACGGTCGGGGCGCGTAGGCTCGGGGGTCCCGTGCCACAACACAGCTCTGTCACCCTGGGGAAGGGCCGCTTGCTGATGGACTCGGCCCTGTTCATGGGCCGCTCCTTCAGGGTGGGCTGGGGCCCTAACTGGGTGCTGGCGCACAGCGGAGAAGCTCTCAGCACGGTGCAGGAAGGGAAGGAGCCGCAGGCCACGGACGCCATGGGCTTTGGGTTCTTGCCCAAACCAGCCAGGATCAGACA GATCACAGAGAGCCCCTATAAAGTGCATGTGGAGCAGGTCCTGGGCATGGAGCCCAAGGAGGCAGAGCAGAACGTGGCCCTCTACCACCGTCCGCTGGAGATCAGCCTTAAGCACAGCACCATCAGCACGGAGGACGCCTGCCCCTTCATCCAGCCGGAGAAAGGAGTGGACGCCCTGCACGACTACGCCAAGTGGATCACGGACGTCAACGTCGAAGCCGGAGTTGAAGATG CTGTGCAGGGTCTCTGGCAGCAGGCGTGGGCGCTGTGCGAGGCGCTGTGGGGCCGGCTCGGCGAGACCGAGGCCCAGCCCGACGGGGGCTACCAGGAGCAGCTGGCCCGCAGACGGAGCTTCTCGCGCTGGCTGGCCCAGAGTGCCGCTCCGCGCGTCCAGGAGGAGGTGGGCCGGGCCGGCGGCGGTGCCGAGGCCATCTTCAGCTACCTGACGGGCCACAGCATCAGCGAGGCCTGCAGACTCGCCCAGCGGAACG GGGACCACCGCCTGTCCTTGCTGCTGTCCCAGGCGGTGGGATCGCAGCCAAGCCGAGACCTTCTAGCCCTGCAGCTGGCGGACTGGAACAGGATGGAGACAGACTCCTTCATCCAGGAGGACCGGCTGCGCATTCTGGCCTTGCTCGCGGGCAAACCC GTCTGGGAGACGACGGACTGCTGCATAAACGTGTGCTCGGAGCTGGACTGGAAACGGTGTGTGGCGGTGCACCTGTGGTACATGCTGCCCCCCAGCGCCTCTGTAGCAGACGCTCTCGTCAAATATGAGGCTGCCTTCCAG GGTTTGGAAGAAGGGAAGAAGTATGCatgtgctcctcttcctccctatgTGGACGATACAGAGCTGCTTGGGTTGAATGAGGAGATGGAGAGTGTGGAATCTCAGAAACCCCTCTACGACGTCTGCTTCCACCTACTCAAACTCTACAGCGACAA GCACTATAGCCTGCAGCAGCTCCTGGACCCCAGTACGGTGACGGCGGACCGGCTGGACTACAGGCTCAGCTGGCACCTGTGGAATGTGCTGCAGGCCCTGAACTACACCCACCTCTCGCTGCCCCGACAGGGCCTCCTGCACGCCAGCTACGCCGCCCAGCTCGAGAGCATGGGCCTCTGGGAGATGGCTGCTTTTGTTCTGTTACACATCCCTGACTCCTC GCTTCGAGAACATGCTGTGAAGGAGATCCTGAACCAACACTGCCCTCTGGAGGAGACTGAAGAGTCTGCAGAGAAAGAGAGCTTCCTCACAGAGAAGCTGCTGATCCCCATGCAGTGGGTCCATGAAGCCAAGGCCACCCGTGCCAGGAGGGACGGAGACAAACACCGGGAGGCGTTGCACCTCTTCAGGGCCGGCCACTGGAACCAGTGCCACCGGCTAGTCATACAGAACCTGGCCTCCG ACTGCATAATTAATGATAATCATGACTACCTAATGAAGTTCCTGGAGGGCTTGGCCGTGCCTGAGCGTAGTGTTCAGATCCAGGACTGGGACACATCAGGCCGGGTCTACAAGGACTACATCCACGTCATTCAGACGCTCCAACGCATTCAGCAG ctGGAGAGTCCAGGATATGAACTGGAGCGATTACAGACAGACGTCACCTCTCTGTGCAGCAGGATTGAACTCCTCCCCTGCTCCAAAGCCAAAGACAGACTCGCCCAATCAG AAATGGCCAAACGTGTGGCCAACATCCTGCGTGTAGTGCTAAGCCTTCAGCAGGGTGGGGAGGGCACCCCGGACCCCCGCCACATCCCCCTGTGCCACCTGGCCCCCCACATTGGACGCTTGCCCATGCCCGAGGACTACGCCCTGGAAGAGCTTCGCAGCCTGACCCAGTCTTACCTACGAGAGTACATCGTTAGTCACTGA
- the nup98 gene encoding nuclear pore complex protein Nup98-Nup96 isoform X2 has product MFNKSFGAPFGGGPGGFGTASTFGQQNTGFGATGFGSSAFGTTNNTGGLFGATQNKPVAVNPQQIPHGAGRGGGLFGSSTFNQPVTSSTSSGFGFGAPSGTSNSLFGSTNTGGGGLFSQQGNAFSANKPATFGTFGTSTSSGGLFGTTNTTSNPFGGTSGSLFGSSSFTATQPGTTIKFNPPTGSDTMVKSGVTTSINTKHQCITAMKEYENKSLEELRLEDYQAGRKGPSNPMAGNPGGLFGATATATPSTATGLFGSSGFSFGQNKTSFGTSTAAFGTTTNSLFGQPQQSNSLFKPFGQTTTAPNTGFSFGNTNTMGQPNTSSMGLFGNTAASQATGLFGNTANTSTAAGFGTGTGLFGQPNTGFGNNLFGNKPAGFGTTTTSAPSFGTGTGLFGNKPTLTLGANTNTSNFGFGANPASGSLFGNKTATGSLGAGLGAGFGAGVGTGQPSLFGNNQNKMGSTLGTVGTFGATGFNTGTSALNFGAPQQPVALTDPNAAAAQQAVLQQQINALAYSPFGDSPLFRNPLSDPKKKEERLKPTNPAAQKALTTPTHYKLTPRPATRVRPKALSSSGSAKSQLFDGLDDDEPSLTNGAFMPRKSIKKLVLKNLNGSSLYSSPLNRESDDLSSPSEYPQNGLSLRTDVEDTQDGEPERGAEDDLEVSKFYTNPVAKPNPLLQDTISELNMRRGGSVCNGLDLSSEEISFGEESSVQEERDEELEAQKPPHPAGIILSRVGYYTIPSMEELGKMLNENGECIVENFTVGRRGYGSVFFPGEVNVTNMNLDEIVHFRRKEVIVYPDDKDKPPEGDGLNRRAEVTLDGVWPNDKTTCTQIKSPERLSEMNYEGRLENASRKQGARFLEYRPETGSWVFEVAHFSKYGLQDSDEEEEVPPAKTDPKKLKTGVLPAMQQIPLSQQQVAPQAQSTAVLDLLSCVPELDSDMADITQEPPAEGVLCQEEESILEDDTRMGLRAEDEHEPVSASSQMASLLGVNPHALQIMKASLFAGDDDCDLFHEQHPQKLLEEIMSPQFLLGKSQGRVPVGSLLQTKFSSPGGLFAQLPEVPFGASSLKLGQPPVAEAPWPSLGPSFVLPPPVPEVTLRTVGARRLGGPVPQHSSVTLGKGRLLMDSALFMGRSFRVGWGPNWVLAHSGEALSTVQEGKEPQATDAMGFGFLPKPARIRQITESPYKVHVEQVLGMEPKEAEQNVALYHRPLEISLKHSTISTEDACPFIQPEKGVDALHDYAKWITDVNVEAGVEDAVQGLWQQAWALCEALWGRLGETEAQPDGGYQEQLARRRSFSRWLAQSAAPRVQEEVGRAGGGAEAIFSYLTGHSISEACRLAQRNGDHRLSLLLSQAVGSQPSRDLLALQLADWNRMETDSFIQEDRLRILALLAGKPVWETTDCCINVCSELDWKRCVAVHLWYMLPPSASVADALVKYEAAFQGLEEGKKYACAPLPPYVDDTELLGLNEEMESVESQKPLYDVCFHLLKLYSDKHYSLQQLLDPSTVTADRLDYRLSWHLWNVLQALNYTHLSLPRQGLLHASYAAQLESMGLWEMAAFVLLHIPDSSLREHAVKEILNQHCPLEETEESAEKESFLTEKLLIPMQWVHEAKATRARRDGDKHREALHLFRAGHWNQCHRLVIQNLASDCIINDNHDYLMKFLEGLAVPERSVQIQDWDTSGRVYKDYIHVIQTLQRIQQLESPGYELERLQTDVTSLCSRIELLPCSKAKDRLAQSEMAKRVANILRVVLSLQQGGEGTPDPRHIPLCHLAPHIGRLPMPEDYALEELRSLTQSYLREYIVSH; this is encoded by the exons ATGTTCAACAAGTCGTTTGGTGCTCCCTTTGGGGGAGGACCAGGAGGATTTGGGACTGCATCCACGTTTGGACAACAAA ACACTGGTTTTGGAGCAACTGGATTTGGTTCCTCTGCTTTTGGAACTACCAACAACACAGGCGGCCTCTTTGGagcaacacaaaacaaacctg TGGCAGTCAATCCTCAGCAAATCCCCCATGGTGCAGGTAGAGGAG GTGGACTCTTCGGCTCCAGCACGTTCAACCAGCCTGTCACATCCTCCACCAGCAGTGGGTTTGGGTTTGGTGCCCCCAGTGGCACATCTAACAGCCTCTTTGGAAGCACGAACACTGGAGGTGGAGGCCTCTTCTCCCAGCAGGGCAATGCATTTAGTGCCAACAAACCTGCCACTTTTGGCA CTTTTGGCACCAGTACCAGTAGTGGTGGGCTCTTTGGGacaaccaacaccacctccaatcCATTTGGAGGAACTTCTGGGTCCCTGTTTGGTTCATCAAGTTTCACTGCCACGCAACCTGGCACAACCATCAAATTTAAT CCACCAACTGGAAGTGACACAATGGTGAAAAGTGGTGTGACGACCAGCATCAACACCAAACACCAGTGCATCACAGCCATGAAAGAGTATGAGAACAAATCTCTAGAG GAGCTGAGGTTGGAGGATTACCAGGCAGGGAGGAAGGGGCCCTCGAATCCAATGGCAGGCAACCCAGGTGGGCTCTTTGGTGCTACAGCAACCGCAACTCCTAGCACCGCTACTGGACTCTTTGGTTCTTCTGGCTTCAGTTTTGGCCAGAACAAGACCTCCTTTGGTACCA GTACGGCTGCCTTTGGTACAACCACAAACAGTTTATTTGGCCAACCACAACAATCAAACAGTCTGTTCAAGCCTTTCGGCCAGACCACCACAGCCCCCAACACTGGCTTCTCCTTTggcaacaccaacaccatgggCCAACCCAACACCAGCAGCATG GGCCTGTTTGGAAACACTGCCGCTTCACAAGCTACAGGGCTGTTCGGAAACACGGCGAACACCAGTACAGCTGCTGGGTTTGGTACAGGCACAGGGCTCTTCGGCCAGCCCAACACCGGCTTTGGGAAT AATTTGTTTGGTAACAAGCCTGCTGGTTTTGGCACCACCACAACCAGCGCTCCGTCCTTCGGCACTGGTACCGGCCTCTTTGGCAACAAGCCCACCCTCACTCTTGGAGCGAACACAAACACCTCCAACTTTG GGTTTGGTGCAAATCCTGCTTCAGGGAGTCTATTTGGAAACAAAACCGCCACTGGTAGCCTAGGGGCGGGCCTGGGAGCAGGttttggagcag GTGTAGGCACGGGGCAACCCTCTCTGTTCGGGAACAACCAGAACAAGATGGGCTCCACTTTGGGTACTGTAGGGACATTTGGGGCTACTGGCTTTAACACAGGAACAAGCGCACTGAACTTTGGTGCACCACAGCAACCTGTAG CCCTGACCGACCCCAATGCTGCGGCCGCCCAGCAGGCCGTGCTTCAGCAGCAGATCAACGCCTTGGCCTATTCCCCTTTTGGCGACTCGCCCCTGTTCAGAAACCCTCTTTCTGATCccaagaagaaggaggag CGCCTAAAGCCAACAAATCCAGCTGCTCAGAAAGCCCTCACGACCCCTACGCACTACAAGCTGACCCCTCGCCCTGCCACACGCGTGCGCCCCAAGGCCCTCTCCTCCTCCGGGTCCGCCAAGTCTCAGCTCTTTGATGGGTTGGATGATGACGAACCTTCCCTCACCAATGGAGCCTTCATGCCCAG GAAGAGTATCAAGAAGCTGGTTTTGAAAAACCTGAATGGGAGCAGTTTGTACAGCAGCCCACTGAACAGAGAGTCTGATGACTTGAGCTCTCCTTCAGAGTACCCACAGAATGGCCTCAG CCTGAGAACGGATGTGGAAGACACCCAAGATGGAGAGCCAGAGAGGGGGGCGGAGGATGATCTGGAAGTTTCCAAGTTCTACACCAACCCTGTAGCCAAGCCCAACCCCTTACTACAGGACACGATCAGTGAGTTGAACATGCGCAGAGGTGGGAGCGTCTGCAATGGCCTGGATCTCAGCAGTGAGGAGATCTCCTTCGGGGAGGAGTCTTCTGTCCAGGAGGAGAGGGACGAGGAGCTGGAAGCCCAGAAACCTCCTCATCCGGCTG GTATAATTCTGAGTCGAGTAGGTTACTACACCATCCCATCAATGGAGGAGCTGGGGAAGATGCTGAATGAAAATGGAGAGTGTATTGTGGAGAACTTCACCGTGGGCAGGAGAG GCTATGGGTCGGTCTTCTTTCCCGGTGAGGTGAACGTGACAAACATGAACCTCGATGAAATTGTACACTTCAGACGAAAGGAGGTGATCGTGTACCCTGATGACAAAGATAAACCTCCTGAGGGAGATGGCCTCAACAG GCGAGCAGAAGTGACTCTTGACGGTGTTTGGCCCAACGACAAAACCACCTGCACTCAGATCAAGAGTCCTGAGCGTCTGAGCGAGATGAATTATGAGGGAAGACTGGAGAACGCGTCCCGCAAACAGGGCGCTCGCTTCCTTGAGTACCGCCCTGAGACTGGATCCTGGGTGTTTGAG GTGGCCCACTTCTCTAAGTATGGCCTGCAGGACtcggatgaggaagaggaggtacCCCCAGCCAAAACGGACCCAAAGAAGTTGAAGACTGGTGTCCTGCCAGCAATGCAGCAAATTCCACTGAGCCAGCAGCAGGTGGCGCCACAGGCACAG AGCACGGCGGTGTTGGACCTCCTGAGCTGCGTGCCGGAGCTGGACAGCGACATGGCCGACATTACCCAGGAGCCTCCAGCGGAGGGAGTGCTGTgccaggaggaggagagcaTTCTTGAGGACGACACCAGGATGGGCCTGAGGGCGGAGGACGAGCACGAGCCCGTCTCCGCGTCCAGCCAGATGGCCTCCTTGCTGGGAGTCAACCCTCACGCCCTTCAG ATTATGAAGGCGTCTTTGTTCGCTGGAGATGATGACTGTGACCTGTTCCATGAGCAGCACCCTCAGAAGCTTCTGGAAGAGATTATGTCTCCCCAATTCTTACTTGGGAAATCCCAAGGCAGGGTTCCAG TGGGCAGCCTCCTGCAGACCAAGTTCAGCTCGCCCGGGGGACTGTTTGCACAGCTGCCGGAGGTTCCTTTTGGAGCCTCCTCTCTGAAGCTCGGTCAGCCCCCGGTGGCGGAGGCCCCGTGGCCCTCGCTGGGCCCCTCCTTCGTCCTGCCTCCTCCGGTCCCAGAGGTCACGCTACGCACGGTCGGGGCGCGTAGGCTCGGGGGTCCCGTGCCACAACACAGCTCTGTCACCCTGGGGAAGGGCCGCTTGCTGATGGACTCGGCCCTGTTCATGGGCCGCTCCTTCAGGGTGGGCTGGGGCCCTAACTGGGTGCTGGCGCACAGCGGAGAAGCTCTCAGCACGGTGCAGGAAGGGAAGGAGCCGCAGGCCACGGACGCCATGGGCTTTGGGTTCTTGCCCAAACCAGCCAGGATCAGACA GATCACAGAGAGCCCCTATAAAGTGCATGTGGAGCAGGTCCTGGGCATGGAGCCCAAGGAGGCAGAGCAGAACGTGGCCCTCTACCACCGTCCGCTGGAGATCAGCCTTAAGCACAGCACCATCAGCACGGAGGACGCCTGCCCCTTCATCCAGCCGGAGAAAGGAGTGGACGCCCTGCACGACTACGCCAAGTGGATCACGGACGTCAACGTCGAAGCCGGAGTTGAAGATG CTGTGCAGGGTCTCTGGCAGCAGGCGTGGGCGCTGTGCGAGGCGCTGTGGGGCCGGCTCGGCGAGACCGAGGCCCAGCCCGACGGGGGCTACCAGGAGCAGCTGGCCCGCAGACGGAGCTTCTCGCGCTGGCTGGCCCAGAGTGCCGCTCCGCGCGTCCAGGAGGAGGTGGGCCGGGCCGGCGGCGGTGCCGAGGCCATCTTCAGCTACCTGACGGGCCACAGCATCAGCGAGGCCTGCAGACTCGCCCAGCGGAACG GGGACCACCGCCTGTCCTTGCTGCTGTCCCAGGCGGTGGGATCGCAGCCAAGCCGAGACCTTCTAGCCCTGCAGCTGGCGGACTGGAACAGGATGGAGACAGACTCCTTCATCCAGGAGGACCGGCTGCGCATTCTGGCCTTGCTCGCGGGCAAACCC GTCTGGGAGACGACGGACTGCTGCATAAACGTGTGCTCGGAGCTGGACTGGAAACGGTGTGTGGCGGTGCACCTGTGGTACATGCTGCCCCCCAGCGCCTCTGTAGCAGACGCTCTCGTCAAATATGAGGCTGCCTTCCAG GGTTTGGAAGAAGGGAAGAAGTATGCatgtgctcctcttcctccctatgTGGACGATACAGAGCTGCTTGGGTTGAATGAGGAGATGGAGAGTGTGGAATCTCAGAAACCCCTCTACGACGTCTGCTTCCACCTACTCAAACTCTACAGCGACAA GCACTATAGCCTGCAGCAGCTCCTGGACCCCAGTACGGTGACGGCGGACCGGCTGGACTACAGGCTCAGCTGGCACCTGTGGAATGTGCTGCAGGCCCTGAACTACACCCACCTCTCGCTGCCCCGACAGGGCCTCCTGCACGCCAGCTACGCCGCCCAGCTCGAGAGCATGGGCCTCTGGGAGATGGCTGCTTTTGTTCTGTTACACATCCCTGACTCCTC GCTTCGAGAACATGCTGTGAAGGAGATCCTGAACCAACACTGCCCTCTGGAGGAGACTGAAGAGTCTGCAGAGAAAGAGAGCTTCCTCACAGAGAAGCTGCTGATCCCCATGCAGTGGGTCCATGAAGCCAAGGCCACCCGTGCCAGGAGGGACGGAGACAAACACCGGGAGGCGTTGCACCTCTTCAGGGCCGGCCACTGGAACCAGTGCCACCGGCTAGTCATACAGAACCTGGCCTCCG ACTGCATAATTAATGATAATCATGACTACCTAATGAAGTTCCTGGAGGGCTTGGCCGTGCCTGAGCGTAGTGTTCAGATCCAGGACTGGGACACATCAGGCCGGGTCTACAAGGACTACATCCACGTCATTCAGACGCTCCAACGCATTCAGCAG ctGGAGAGTCCAGGATATGAACTGGAGCGATTACAGACAGACGTCACCTCTCTGTGCAGCAGGATTGAACTCCTCCCCTGCTCCAAAGCCAAAGACAGACTCGCCCAATCAG AAATGGCCAAACGTGTGGCCAACATCCTGCGTGTAGTGCTAAGCCTTCAGCAGGGTGGGGAGGGCACCCCGGACCCCCGCCACATCCCCCTGTGCCACCTGGCCCCCCACATTGGACGCTTGCCCATGCCCGAGGACTACGCCCTGGAAGAGCTTCGCAGCCTGACCCAGTCTTACCTACGAGAGTACATCGTTAGTCACTGA